Proteins encoded together in one Microplitis mediator isolate UGA2020A chromosome 7, iyMicMedi2.1, whole genome shotgun sequence window:
- the LOC130671376 gene encoding kelch domain-containing protein 10 homolog: MYTFKPHVFTEHFSNNITRPEERTKSHIHCNGKNVYIYGGENISIDGSENEIDYRFCDVWSYSLTGKQWREMTNEEDLPADLDDLVFGAIFEANYLVLCSIQEPLNDELSSKKCRLHIYDLNTGSLRVRETNGQIPKSFLEDNLIRLGKYLYTVGIIRGREMFSDVYKLNIEDGIWEVVYSCRGLNANEPDDRSGHTIVYDNNMIYMFGGLKAEAFDEIPAFDLEKRCWKKVYTYGDKNHIPHYPTERECFGVTSYTDPDSGEINVIISGGQEYDDNRDYYRFNDIWQLNLTSSKWTCLERFGAVLPHYVTSNSMAVSPAGQLFTFGGFTFPHDMEQGTSLSTLHSTWLRIPKLTDICREAVFHYFPNLTSMTEEEINSLSLPSQLLKLRIN; the protein is encoded by the exons gtaaaaatgtatatatttacggTGGTGAGAATATATCTATTGACGGTAGTGAGAATGAAATTGATTACAGATTTTGTGATGTGTGGTCGTATAGTTTAACTGGAAAACAATGGAGAGAAATGACAAATGAGGAAGATTTACCAGCTGATCTTGACGATTTAGTTTTTGGTGCTATTTTTGAAGCAAATTATTTAGTTCTTTGCTCAATACAAGAACCTTTGAATGACGAACTGTCAAGTAAAAAATGTCGATTACATATTTATGACTTGAATACCGGAAGTCTACGTGTCCGAGAGACTAATGGACAAATTCCAAAGTCTTTTcttgaagataatttaattcgTCTTGGAAAATATTTGTATACTGTCGGAATCATAAGAGGTCGTGAAATGTTTTCCGATGTATATAAACTAAATATAGAAGATGGTATATGGGAAGTAGTTTATAGCTGTCGAGGACTTAATGCCAATGAACCAGATGATAGATCAGGTCACACTATAGTTTATGATAACAACATGATTTATATGTTTGGTGGACTTAAAGCGGAAGCATTCGAT GAAATTCCGGCCTTTGATTTAGAAAAGCGCTGCTGGAAAAAAGTATACACTTATGGTGATAAAAATCACATACCGCACTATCCGACTGAAAGAGAATGCTTTGGTGTAACGAGTTATACTGACCCAGATTCTGgtgaaataaatgtaataatatCTGGAGGACAAGAATATGATGATAATCGTGATTATTATCGCTTTAATGATATCTGGCAATTGAATCTCACAAGTTCAAAATGGACGTGTCTGGAGAGATTTGGCGCTGTCTTGCCTCATTATGTTACCAGTAATTCGATGGCTGTTTCTCCTGCTGGACAATTATTCACATTTGGTGGATTTACTTTCCCTCATGATATGGaacaa gGAACTTCTCTTTCTACTTTACATTCAACTTGGCTCAGGATTCCCAAACTCACAGACATTTGCCGGGAAGCTGTTTTCCATTACTTTCCAAACTTGACATCAATGACTGAGGAAGAAATAAATTCCCTCAGTCTTCCATCGCAATTACTCAAGTTGcgtattaattag